The segment GGGCCTCTGGGAACGAGCCTTCCTGCCAGCAGCCAGCAAACCACCACCCAGGCCGGGGATATTGTGCTGTATCAGGGCAATCAAATCGTTATGTTCTACGGCTCTAATTCCTGGAGCTATACCCGGTTGGGCCATATCAATGATCTTACTGGCTGGAAAGAGGCTTTGGGAAACGGCTATGTGACCGTCACCTTATCTTTGGAGGATTAAGCGATGAAAATAAAAGCAACACCGGCTGCTTCTAAATTTACTATATCAGGGAGCAGGTGCTTTACCGGATCCCTTTGAGGATTGGAGGGGGGTCCTTAAATGAATCGGAACCGGTGCGATCTGACACGCCGGTTCCGACTAAAATTCTTTTTAATTCCTATAGGACGCTGCCTGAATCCCGTCCTTCTTTTTCTGATGTCTTTTTACTATACCTTCTGTCTTATTCCCTGACGCTTCCCGGTTTACCCGTATGAGCCGCCTCCCGTTCTGCGCCCTTTGGCCCCTACTCTGTTTTCTTCGGCGCCGCATCGCCTGTCAGACGCTCAAATACCATGTCGTACCCATCGTTTCCATAATTTAAGGAACGGTTTACCCGGCTTATCGTAGCTGTGGATGCCCCCGTCTTTTCCGCAATCTCCAGGTATGTTCTCTTTTCCCTGAGCATCTTGGCCACCTCATATCTCTGGGAGAACGAGAGAATCTCATTTACTGTACACACATCCTCGAAAAAGCTGTAGCACTCCTCCGTATTTTTCAGTGTCAGAATGGCCTGAAAGAGATGATCAACAGCCTCTGTCTTTATCTTCTTATTCATGTATACAACTCCTTCTCAAATCTATAGTCCGTTATGGTTAATTTTAGCATACTAAAGTTGTAAAGTCCATAGTCAAAAGATAAAGAATCTATAAATTTAAGCCCATCCTTAAGCCACCGCAGAGTCTGACGCCTCCGTGGCTTTCCTTTACATCTCTCTTCACCTTTTTTCCTGTCCCTCTATACTATATTACTATCAAATCACAACCGGGAGGATCTACATGAAACGATCTGCTTTTGCAGCGGCGGCAGCCCTTCTTCTGGCCTCTGCCACGCTTTTTGGCTGTTCCGAAAAGACGGACGGCCTTACGCCTGTCACCTTAAATGAAGTTGCCCATTCTATCTTCTATGCCCCCCAGTACGCAGCCATTGAGCTGGGGTATTTTGAGGAGGAGGGAATTAACCTGACCCTTGTGAACGGAGGCGGGGCCGACAAGGTCATGACTTCGCTGATTTCCGGGGACGCCGACATCGGCTTTATGGGCTCCGAGTCCAGCATTTACGTCTACCAGCAGGGTTCTGAGGACTACGCCGTAAACTTTGCCCAGCTTACACAGAGGGCGGGAAACTTTCTGGTGGCCCGCACGCCGGACGACAGCTTTACATGGGATAAGCTGAAAGGAAAGACCGTACTCGGAGGCAGGGCAGGCGGCATGCCGGAAATGATCTTCGAGTTCATCCTGAGGAAAAACGGGATTGATCCAAAAACGGATCTGACCATCGACCAGAGCATCGACTTCGGCCTGACAGCCGCCGCATTTACGGGAAATGATGCGGACTACACCGTGGAGTTTGAACCTCACGCCACCTCCCTGGAGCTGGAGGGCGAGGGCTATGTGGTAGCTTCCCTGGGAGTGGACTCCGGCTATGTTCCCTACACGGCTTACAGCGCAAAGAGAAGCTATATTTCAGAAAACCCTGAAATCATTCAGTCCTTCACCAATGCCATCCAGAAAGGTCTGGAGTATGTCAATTCCCATTCCTCCAAGGAGATCGCAAAGGTCATAAAGCCCCAGTTTCCGGAAACCGATGAGGCTGTCATCGCTGCGATTGTAGAGCGCTACAAATCCCAGGATACCTGGAAGGGCGACACCATATTCGAGGAAGAAAGCTTCGATCTGCTGCAGAATATTCTCGAAGAATCCGGAGAGCTCAAGGCCCGTGTTCCCTACTATGACCTGGTAACCACGCAGTTTTCTGAGGAAGCGCTGAAATAGCAGCAGCTTTCCCTGGCCATACCTTCGCTCCTGTGCTAAACTATTCCTAAGCCCGGCATCACAGCACCATGGAGATGTCCGGCATTCTTACATCTTTGACATTTTCGACAGAGAGGAGAACGGCATGGGATTAAAACCGATCTGCTATGATTCCTGGGAGCGCAGGGAATACCTTGAATTTTTCAGAAAAACATCGATCTATATGACGGTGCGCATCGATATTACGGCTCTCTATGAGGCTGTAAAGCACCGGGGGCTGCGTCTGTACCCGGCTTTAGTCTACTGTGCAGCCAAAACAGTCAACAGCCATCCGGAATTCCGGTACGGAAGAGACAGTCAGGGGAACATCGGCATCTGGGACAGAATCGACCCGTACTATACAGTTCCCCGCAAAGGCGCCCCCGGACATTTCTCCATGAAACTCACAGAATTCTGCCCTGATTTTTCCCAGTTCTACCATGCCTTTGAGAAGGACTATGCCCTGGCGGAAAACTGCGGCAGGCTCCTGTGCGACAGCACAATCCCCGAAAATATCTGCGGCATCTCGATTGTTCCGGATCTATCTTTTGAGGGGTTCAGCTTCAGCGGTGACACGAAGGAGGATTTTATCCCCTTTGCCATGTTTGGCCAGCTGACCTCTGACGGCGGACGCATTACCCTTCCGGTGGGAGGAGAATTCTCCCATGCGGTCAATGACGGGTTCCACGTAAGCCTCTTTTTCAGAGAACTGGAGCAGAATGCCAGAGAGCTTTTCAGATGACAGGAGAGAGAGTCTCTCCTCCGCCTCTTTTTTAACTGCCCCTCTGCACAAAAAGGGAGAAGACTGACTGTCCCTTCCATCGGAACAATCAGTCTTCTCCCTCTCTCTTTCCCTATTTCTCCCTATTTCTATTTCTTTTTCTTCTCCAGGAAGTCATTCAGCTCGCTGTTCAAAATATCCGTGATAAACATATGTCCCGGCGCGTGGGTAATCACGATCGGCGGCTTGGCGTGCTCCACTGCCGCCTGCGGCGTAACACCACAGGCCCAGAATACGGGGATCTCCCCTTCCCGGATCTCCACCGGATCGCCGTAGTCCGGTTTTGTGATGTCTTTAATTCCAATATCGGCCGGATCGCCCATGTGGACCGGACAGCCGTGTACATTGGGATACCGCTCGGTAATCTCCCATGCCTTCTTTGCGTCCTCCGGCGTCATGGGTCTCATGCTCACAACTGTCGGCCCCTCAAAGACGCCTGCCGGCTCACAGGGAATGTTGGACTTGTACATGGGCACATTGCAGTCCATGGAAATGTGGCGCACGTCTATGCCCTCCCGCAGCAGTGCCTCCTCAAAGGAGAAGCTGCAGCCGATCAGAAATCCCACAAAATCATCCTCCCAGTAGGAGGAAGCATCCGTCACCTCATCCACCTTGACGCCGTTTTTATAGATAAAATACCGTGGAATATCTGTCACCAGATTAGCCCCCTCACCCATATCGTGGACTTCAGGGCTTCCCTCCACAATCTCCAGAATCGGGCAGGGCTTTGGATTCTTTCTCGCAAATTCCTTAAAATCATCTGCGTACTTCTTCGGGAGAATTACAAGATTTGCCTGGGCATATCCCCCGCACATACCGGCTGTGGGACGTGTAATTTCTCCTCTCCTGATAAGCTCCCTCACCTCTTTCGGTGACATCTTGCTGTAATCTGTCATTGAAACCCCTCCTGTTTTCCCGCGGCGCAGACCGCCGCGAATCTTCAGTTTTTGTGAAATTTTACATAAAATTAAAATAGTTGCTTTACTTTATTATACAAAACGCCGCCGTTCCCGTCAACCGAAACCGGGACCTTCCCTCTGCCGGGCTGACAGCAGAGGGCGGTCCCGGTTTTCCCTCAGACACTCTACAGAAGCGCCGCCTCCCAAACCTCTCTTATGACATCGAAAAAGGTCTCCTTGGGAACCTCTTTCGCTGCCACCACATCTACCTGGCCAATCTCCTTCCCGTTCAGGCGGTAGACCAGCTTTCCTACAATCTCTCCCTCCTGTACCGGGGCTTTAAGCTCTGTCTCAAATATCCACTCCTTCTCAATTCCCGAGAAATCCTCCCCTGAGGTTCCCAGATAGGAAAACGGCTTGTCGATCCTTACAGGAACCGTGTCCTGCACGCCTCTCAGTATCTGTACCTCCGGTATCTCCCCCACATCCTCGTCTGTATAAAGACGGCAGTTTGCATAGCCGTAATTTAAGAGAGTCACTGCGTCGTTGAATCTCGCCTTGTAGTCCGGCGCAGCCAGGATAACGGCAATCAGCTCCACCCCGTCCTTTCGCGCCGTGGCCGACAGACAGTATTTTGCCGTGGAGGTGGAGCCTGTTTTCAGCCCCGTCACCTCAAAGTTTGTGGCCATCTTCAGCAGCTTATTCGTATTGGAAAGGCCGAACTTCTTAGTTCCCTGCTTCGTCACATGGGTAATGTTTTCCATCCAGATAGTCGAATAATTAAAAATTTCAGGGTATTTCGTGATCAGCTCTCTTGTCATCAGGGCAATATCCCTGGCGGACATGGCATGGGAGGCCGAATCGGTCAGCCCGCAGCAGTCCTCAAAATTAGCTTGCTCCATCCCCAGCCCCTTCGCCCTTTCATTCATCATCTGTACAAAAGATGCCTCATCCCCCGCTATGTACTCTGCCATTGCCACCGAGGCGTCATTTCCCGACGCGATGACAATGCACTTGATCAGCGTTTCCACCGTCTGTACCTCCCCCTCCTCGAGAAATACCTGAGAGCCTCCCATGGATTTGGCGTGGGCGCTTGTCACCACCTCGTCCGTGAGGGCAATCTTCCCTGACTTGAGGGCGTCAAAGGTTAAAAGCAGTGTCATAATCTTTGTGACACTGGCAGGATTTCTCGCCTCGTCCGCATTTTTTTCATACAGCACTGTTCCTGTGGAGGCCTCCATCAGGATCCCGCAGGGCGCCTGAATCTGCGGCCCTTCCAGGGCAGCGGACGCAGGCGCCGACACCTCCGCTCCTATCTCCGGCTTCTGTGCAAAGGCACTTTGGCATAAAACAGCTGCAAGCAGGAGCGCTGCACATATGACAGACAGGATTCTCTTCATACAATCTGTCCCCCGACTCTAAACATATCCTCTTTCATCAGCATATGGACGCATCCTTTGTCCCTATTCCAGTTTTAAATGAATACTTCTTTGATTTCCTCCCCATCGCTCTGCCATTTCTGACAAAAATTTCTGAAATTTGTAATAAACATTAATGACACATTCCCGCAGGCTATGCTATAATAGTTGAACAGAAAGAGGCTGCGCGCTTCTGCCCTTTGAGGAATCCGGATGACACGGCACCCGCAGGACAGGCAGCTGAGTTTGCAGTCACAGCCTCCTTCCATATATGAAACTTTATCAGCGCAGACGTTATTTACCAGTTACCGGCAAAGACGCGCCGCCTGCCTGATGCCTGAAAAAGGCAGCCAGACAGGCAGCGCACGTTCTGCCTTTTTTGCTGTTCAGGGCCTGTCTGACTTCAGGGCGGCAGAGATGAAAAGCCGTTTCACCGCCAGGCACATCCTGAAGCATAAAACCACAGAACACAGAAACAAAGGAGATTGTCTATGAAAAACCAATATCTAAACCGCAGAGGGTGGAGCAGGCGCCGCCGCAGCCGCCGTCCCCGCAGACTCCCTCTGATTCTGCTTGGAATTGCAGTCCTTGGACTCATTCTGGCAGGAATCTTTATCGTTGTGAGCAGAGGCAACTTTGAAACATCCGGCCTGTTCCCCACGCCGTCAGAAACAGGAAGCGGCACGCAGGGACAGACAGAGCCGTCTGAAGCGCCGCTCTCTCCAGAGGAGGAACTTGCCTCCCAGCTTGAGCAGGCAGAGCTTCTGGCTGCCGGCTATGACTATGACGGAGCCATCGCTCTCCTCTCCGAAAATGAGGCCATAAAGGATAACGAGCAGGTAACCGCAGCCATCGCTGAGTATGAGGCCGCCAAATCCACTCTGGTAAGGGTCGATCCATACAAGGTAACCCATGTATTCTTCCACTCCCTGATTATGGACACCTCCAAGGCCTTTGACGGAGACAGGAAACAGAACGGCTACAATCAGATGATGACCACCAAGGAGGAATTTGAGAAGATCCTTCAGTCCATGTACGACCGCGGTTTTGTCCTTGTAAGTCTCCACGACATCGCCTATGAGACCACAGACGAAAACGGAAATCCTGTCTTTACAGAGGGCAATATTATGCTGCCTCCGGGAAAACAGGCCTTTGTCATGTCCCAGGATGACGTCTGCTATTACGAGTACATGGAGGGCGACGGCTTTGCATCCCGCATGGTTGTCGGGGAGGACGGAAAGCCCGTCTGCGAGATGAAGATGGATGACGGAAGCGTTTCCACAGGCGCCTACGATCTCGTTCCCCTGTTAGACGAATTTATTGAGGAACACCCGGATTTCTCCTACAAGGGAGCCAAGGCTGTCATCGCCTTCACCGGCTACAATGGAATCCTCGGCTACCGCACGGCAGCTTCCTACAATACGGATGAGTATAAGGCTGCCCATCCTGATTTCGATTATGAGGCAGAGCGTGAAAATGCCGCCAGAGTAGCCCAGGCCTTAAAGGATGACGGCTACGAGCTGGCCAGCCACAGCTGGGGCCACAGAGATATGGGCTCCATCTCCATGGAGGACTTCATCGCGGACACAGACAAATGGGATACAGAGGTTGCTCCTCTCGTCGGAGGCACCGACATTATCCTGTTCCCCTTCGGAAGTGATATAGGAGGCTGGCGTCCCTATGCCGAGGACAATGAACGGCTTCTCTATCTCAAGTCCAAGGGCTTCCGCTACTTCTGCAACGTGGACTCCGCCCAGTACTTTGTCCAGATCGGAACAGACCACTTCCGCCAGGGCAGACGCAATCTGGACGGCTACCGGATGTACTATGATCTTCCGGAAACAAATCCGGTCAAGACCCATTTAAGCGATCTCTTCGACGTGACCCAGGTGTTCGACCAAAGCAGGCCCACTCCTGTGCCGCCGATGTCGTAAACATAAAAGCCGGCTGCCTTTAGGCCGCCGCAGGCTCATATGCAGGGCGCCTGCAGGGACAGATTCACTATCTTCCCCTGCAGGTGCCCTGTTTTTTTACGCTGCAGAAAGACCTTCCGTCAGGTCCGGCCGACAGCAGAAAACTGCTATTCACAGAAAGCATATCTTATAGTCAGATATATTGTTCTTCATCTCTGCCTATGCTATACTTTTATCGGAGGTAAGGCAGATGGAACTTCGCGTATTAAATTATTTTTTGACAATCGCAAGAGAAGAAAATTTTACGAGAGCAGCCCGGCAGCTTCATGTCACACAGCCTACATTGTCACGGCAGATTGCCGATTTGGAACAGGAGCTGGGCGTAAAACTGTTTGTCCGCAGCAATCATAATATTATTTTGACTGAGGACGGAATGATATTAAAGCGCCGCGCACAGGAGATTCTGTCCCTGGCAGATAAAACAAAGCGGGATTTTCTGCAGAAAGACGAGGCTCTCTCCGGCACCATTTCAATCGGCAGCGGAGAGTTTCGCTCCACGGAATATTTAGCAAAAATCATTGCCGGGTTCCGCAGAAAATATCCCAATGTAACGTATGAGATATACAGCGGAAATGCAAATAACATCCGGGACTATATTGAAAGAGGACACTTAGACATCGGGTTAATGTCAGAGCCTATTGACATGCGCAAATATAACTTTGTCAATATGCCGATTAAAGAGCAATGGGGTTTGTTTGCTCCAGTCGATTCTCCTCTTTCTGAAAAAGAAAGCATAAGTCCTGAAGACCTGAAAGGAATGTCGATTGTGACTGCAACAGGCGATTTCAACCAAAGCCGTATCGGAAAATGGCTTGGCGATTACAGAGAACAGGTGGAAATCGCAGCGACGGCGAATCTTCCTTATAACGAAGCCGTGCTGGTGAAAGAAAACATAGGCGTAATGCTCAGCATAAACTTAAACTGCACCTACGAAAATCTGCGCTTTATCCCATTACGCCCTGCTCTGGAAGTTTCAACAGCCTTAGCGTGGAAAAAAGAGCAGATATTTTCTTCTACAACCTCCGCCTTTATCGATTTTGCATCACAATACCTGAAAGGCATATCTTGTGATGAAATATAAGTATTAGACATTCCATACAGGCAAATTTATAATAAAGGTGTTCCAGGACGGAGCACCTTTATTTTTATTTTTTGTTTTCGTCTTTATTTAATTTCTATTTTTATCACTGTTTTATTTCTATCGGAAAGGAGGGTTGAAATGACGATTAACGAGGCGAGCGAACGATATAAAATCCCCATTAAAATCCTGCAGGAATACGAAAGCTGGGGGCTGTGCGGCGAAGTCAAAAAAGTTATGGGCTCGTGGCATTATGATGAGAGCGATATGGAACGGCTGAGCACCATTATGACGCTTCACGACATCGGCTTTTCCAATGACGAGGTGAAAAAATATATGCAGCTTCTTCTGAAGGGAAAGTCAACCGAGAAAGAACGGCTGAAAATGCTGAGCGAAAAGAGAAACGGCACACTGGATGAAATCCATTTCAAGGAACGGCAGTTAGACCGCCTGGATTATCTCCGGTTTGAAATACAAAAGGCAATGAAGGCTTGAAAGGGGCAGAACGCTATGAAAACCATTGAAAATAAAACCTTTGACGAAGAGAGAGCTCTTTATGGCGCGCGTGATATTCTCGTAAAAGACTGCGCTTTTGACGGCCCTGCTGACGGGGAGAGCGCATTTAAGGAATCCAGAGATGTTGCAGTCGATCACTGCTTTTTCAATCTCCGCTATCCATTCTGGCACGACACGGATCTGAAAATTGAAAACTCGGAAATGACCGAGCTTTGCAGAGCAGCTCTCTGGTACTCTGAAAATGTGGAGATCAGCCATACCAGACTCCACGGAATTAAGGCCCTCCGCGAATGTGCAAATATTAAAATGCGCGGCTGCGACATCCTTTCACCGGAATTCGGCTGGTCGGTGCACGGTATCTCCATGGAGGACTGCACCGCCGACAGCGAATATTTTATGCTCCGCTCTGATCACCTGTCTTTCCGCAATATCCGCATGAAAGGCAAATATTCCTTTCAGTATATCACCGATTCCGTTTTTGAAAACTGCGTGTTCGACACGAAGG is part of the Clostridium sp. M62/1 genome and harbors:
- a CDS encoding YerC/YecD family TrpR-related protein, which produces MNKKIKTEAVDHLFQAILTLKNTEECYSFFEDVCTVNEILSFSQRYEVAKMLREKRTYLEIAEKTGASTATISRVNRSLNYGNDGYDMVFERLTGDAAPKKTE
- a CDS encoding ABC transporter substrate-binding protein — encoded protein: MKRSAFAAAAALLLASATLFGCSEKTDGLTPVTLNEVAHSIFYAPQYAAIELGYFEEEGINLTLVNGGGADKVMTSLISGDADIGFMGSESSIYVYQQGSEDYAVNFAQLTQRAGNFLVARTPDDSFTWDKLKGKTVLGGRAGGMPEMIFEFILRKNGIDPKTDLTIDQSIDFGLTAAAFTGNDADYTVEFEPHATSLELEGEGYVVASLGVDSGYVPYTAYSAKRSYISENPEIIQSFTNAIQKGLEYVNSHSSKEIAKVIKPQFPETDEAVIAAIVERYKSQDTWKGDTIFEEESFDLLQNILEESGELKARVPYYDLVTTQFSEEALK
- a CDS encoding CatA-like O-acetyltransferase produces the protein MGLKPICYDSWERREYLEFFRKTSIYMTVRIDITALYEAVKHRGLRLYPALVYCAAKTVNSHPEFRYGRDSQGNIGIWDRIDPYYTVPRKGAPGHFSMKLTEFCPDFSQFYHAFEKDYALAENCGRLLCDSTIPENICGISIVPDLSFEGFSFSGDTKEDFIPFAMFGQLTSDGGRITLPVGGEFSHAVNDGFHVSLFFRELEQNARELFR
- a CDS encoding putative hydro-lyase; the encoded protein is MTDYSKMSPKEVRELIRRGEITRPTAGMCGGYAQANLVILPKKYADDFKEFARKNPKPCPILEIVEGSPEVHDMGEGANLVTDIPRYFIYKNGVKVDEVTDASSYWEDDFVGFLIGCSFSFEEALLREGIDVRHISMDCNVPMYKSNIPCEPAGVFEGPTVVSMRPMTPEDAKKAWEITERYPNVHGCPVHMGDPADIGIKDITKPDYGDPVEIREGEIPVFWACGVTPQAAVEHAKPPIVITHAPGHMFITDILNSELNDFLEKKKK
- a CDS encoding D-alanyl-D-alanine carboxypeptidase family protein, which gives rise to MKRILSVICAALLLAAVLCQSAFAQKPEIGAEVSAPASAALEGPQIQAPCGILMEASTGTVLYEKNADEARNPASVTKIMTLLLTFDALKSGKIALTDEVVTSAHAKSMGGSQVFLEEGEVQTVETLIKCIVIASGNDASVAMAEYIAGDEASFVQMMNERAKGLGMEQANFEDCCGLTDSASHAMSARDIALMTRELITKYPEIFNYSTIWMENITHVTKQGTKKFGLSNTNKLLKMATNFEVTGLKTGSTSTAKYCLSATARKDGVELIAVILAAPDYKARFNDAVTLLNYGYANCRLYTDEDVGEIPEVQILRGVQDTVPVRIDKPFSYLGTSGEDFSGIEKEWIFETELKAPVQEGEIVGKLVYRLNGKEIGQVDVVAAKEVPKETFFDVIREVWEAALL
- a CDS encoding LysR family transcriptional regulator substrate-binding protein, with translation MILKRRAQEILSLADKTKRDFLQKDEALSGTISIGSGEFRSTEYLAKIIAGFRRKYPNVTYEIYSGNANNIRDYIERGHLDIGLMSEPIDMRKYNFVNMPIKEQWGLFAPVDSPLSEKESISPEDLKGMSIVTATGDFNQSRIGKWLGDYREQVEIAATANLPYNEAVLVKENIGVMLSINLNCTYENLRFIPLRPALEVSTALAWKKEQIFSSTTSAFIDFASQYLKGISCDEI
- a CDS encoding MerR family transcriptional regulator; the protein is MTINEASERYKIPIKILQEYESWGLCGEVKKVMGSWHYDESDMERLSTIMTLHDIGFSNDEVKKYMQLLLKGKSTEKERLKMLSEKRNGTLDEIHFKERQLDRLDYLRFEIQKAMKA
- a CDS encoding DUF3737 family protein, which produces MKTIENKTFDEERALYGARDILVKDCAFDGPADGESAFKESRDVAVDHCFFNLRYPFWHDTDLKIENSEMTELCRAALWYSENVEISHTRLHGIKALRECANIKMRGCDILSPEFGWSVHGISMEDCTADSEYFMLRSDHLSFRNIRMKGKYSFQYITDSVFENCVFDTKDAFWHARNITVRNSTVKGEYLAWYSENITFENCRISGTQPLCYCKNLKLVNCEMIETDLSFERSQVEATLTAPIVSIKNPLSGHIYVPQVSQIIMDIDEAKGQVIVGKTSCESKISTH